The Sulfitobacter sp. SK011 genome contains the following window.
AAGCGCGGGTTCGCCAAACGCTTAGGAAGTAAGCTCTATTCGCAAATGTTCTCTTTGATATAACAATTTGAACCGATGCAACCCTCCCAGCCTTCAGCTTTGATGGAGTGAGATTTCTCGTTGAAGACACCCTCAATCACCTTAGCTGACCTTATCTTATCGAATCTGAAAACCCGTTCGGACGCATAATCTTGCCCCTTGGTGCACCCACGGGTCTGCCAGCCATGCATATATAGTTTGCCGTTATTTCCAATTGCGACTTGATGCACATCGACTAGACGCGGAAGGCAACCTTTGCTGGCGTCTTTGTCGTAGACGATCTCGACAACGCGGTTTGTTTTAGCCGCCTCGCAAAGCGGCGCTTCGTGTACCGATTGGGCTTGGGCAGGTGAGAATATTTTAATGGTAATGACCGATGCCATCGTTACGTGATTTAATCTCATTCCAGTGCTCCTCAATACAAACTGTCCATTTATCTGGTGCTTCGCTCAAAGACCACTTTAACGTTATTGACGATACACTTACTGTCCGACGTTTAGAATTAGTCGGTAAGAGTGTCTGATTTTGGGGCGTTGCAGCCATTCTGCGTACAATGGGCACACCGATTTAGCCAGATGTCCTCTTTCGGGAAGTTGTTATGCTGAACCGGTAGCCTTTCAGATGGCGGCTTTGCCGTAATCGGTAACGTACTTCACTAGCGATCAATCCACAATATCGACCCGATATCCTGCCCGGGGGAAGTGAACGCAAAGGCTTCCGACATCCGCATCAAAACGATGAACCGCAATCCTATCGTGATCGGCGACGACGACCTCTCCCTCTACGGGTTGTTCGCCACCATCAAGATCAGGGGAGACAACAACCCGCATTCCGGGCTTCAGGCCCTGCGGATCCAGGTCATCCGTAAAGGGCGCTGTTGCCGGTTCATGTTCTTTGGCTTTTATGATCGCATCTTCGGGCGACATTTGAACGAAAGTCCCATGGCCTATTTCTCTGACATTTTCCTCCCAGCGGACGAGGTCAGAAAACTCAGACAAAAATGCAGATCCCTTGTCCCAGCGGCCGCGCAGGAACCACACCAAATGATACAGTTGCGCGTCTATTGCAGCCGGATGACCGCCAAGCAGAAAGGCGCGGCCATCAGACATCTGCGCATTCACCCAATGCAAAGGCGCACGCATCTGCGACGCAAGATGGGGCAAGTCGGCATTTGCGGCCTTTAAGCCCGCAGCCCAGTCAGCGCCAAGATACAACCGACCGCGATCTTCTGCGAAGTCCTTCGGCAGTGCTTCTCCGGCCGAACCGAGAACGATCTTCACTGCCAGATCAAACATCGCACCGTCCGTCCATCGACTCAGCGCCCAGATCAGGCCAGCGTCTGTTGTTGGAAAGAATGTTGGCGTCGGATAGCGCCTCTCCAATTCTTGAAGGATACATTGGGTGTCACAATAAATATCAGCACCGATCTGCATCACGGGTGTGCGCCGATACCCCCCAGTTAGTTTTGTCAGCATTGGCTTTGGTGCCAACCTCGGGATTTCGACATTGCGCCAAGACAGCCCCTTCATTCCCAAGGCAACCCGCGCCTTTTCTGCGACAGGTGATTGGGGATAATTGTGCAGAATGATTTCGGAAGCGTTGTCAGTCATACAGCGAACTTTCTTTTAACGTCGTCGAGGTGTCCTGAGAGGGGTCTTGATGCCTGCATAACGTCGATCAGTCAAACGACGGTATCGCATTGCATCCATTTC
Protein-coding sequences here:
- a CDS encoding WYL domain-containing protein translates to MRLNHVTMASVITIKIFSPAQAQSVHEAPLCEAAKTNRVVEIVYDKDASKGCLPRLVDVHQVAIGNNGKLYMHGWQTRGCTKGQDYASERVFRFDKIRSAKVIEGVFNEKSHSIKAEGWEGCIGSNCYIKENICE
- a CDS encoding glutathione S-transferase family protein, giving the protein MTDNASEIILHNYPQSPVAEKARVALGMKGLSWRNVEIPRLAPKPMLTKLTGGYRRTPVMQIGADIYCDTQCILQELERRYPTPTFFPTTDAGLIWALSRWTDGAMFDLAVKIVLGSAGEALPKDFAEDRGRLYLGADWAAGLKAANADLPHLASQMRAPLHWVNAQMSDGRAFLLGGHPAAIDAQLYHLVWFLRGRWDKGSAFLSEFSDLVRWEENVREIGHGTFVQMSPEDAIIKAKEHEPATAPFTDDLDPQGLKPGMRVVVSPDLDGGEQPVEGEVVVADHDRIAVHRFDADVGSLCVHFPRAGYRVDIVD